The Leucothrix mucor DSM 2157 DNA window AAGTAAAAATGAGCGAAGAGACACAGGCAGCTAGCGTTAAAGTTGCACACTCAATGCAAGGTGTGGTCATTAGTGACAAGATGGACAAAACCATCACTGTCATGACTGAGCGTAAAGTACGTCACCCAATTTACGGTAAGTACATTCGTCGCTCAACAAAGTACCATGTGCATGACGAGAATAACGAATGCAAAGTAGGCGACAACGTTACATTTAGAGAATGTCGCCCATTTTCAAAGACCAAATGCTGGTCTTTGGTAAAGGTTGTTGGCAGCGCTGACTAAGCGCTAGTCAATTTTGAATTAAAGCTGAAGTCGGAATTTAATCATGATTCAGATGCAAACTGTTCTACAAGTGGCAGACAATAGTGGAGCCAGAAGAGTCAAGTGCATTAAAGTACTTGGTGGTTCTCACCGTCGTTACGCCGCGATTGGGGACATCATCAAAGTAAGTATTCAGGAAGCAATTCCGCGTGGAAAAGTGAAGAAAGGTGATGTCTATAACGCTGTTGTTGTTCGTACTGCGAGCGGTGTCAGACGTGGCGATGGCTCCTTAATCCGTTTTGATAATAACTCTGCGGTTTTACTTAACTCTAAGAATGAACCAATGGGGACTCGTATTTTCGGCCCTGTGACACGTGAGCTTAGAGCTAAGAACTTCATGAAGATTATTTCTCTCGCTCCTGAAGTTTTGTAAGGTTATTGGTCATGAATAAGTTAAGAAAAG harbors:
- the rplN gene encoding 50S ribosomal protein L14; its protein translation is MIQMQTVLQVADNSGARRVKCIKVLGGSHRRYAAIGDIIKVSIQEAIPRGKVKKGDVYNAVVVRTASGVRRGDGSLIRFDNNSAVLLNSKNEPMGTRIFGPVTRELRAKNFMKIISLAPEVL
- the rpsQ gene encoding 30S ribosomal protein S17, whose protein sequence is MSEETQAASVKVAHSMQGVVISDKMDKTITVMTERKVRHPIYGKYIRRSTKYHVHDENNECKVGDNVTFRECRPFSKTKCWSLVKVVGSAD